A single window of Apodemus sylvaticus chromosome 4, mApoSyl1.1, whole genome shotgun sequence DNA harbors:
- the Etnppl gene encoding ethanolamine-phosphate phospho-lyase isoform X2, with amino-acid sequence MCELYSKQDTLALREKHIGPSCKIFFAADPIKIMRARGQYMFDEKGERYLDCINNVAHEVVKAAAKQMELLNTNSRFLHDNIIEFAKRLTATLPQKLSVCYFTNSGSEANDLALRLARQFRGHQDVITLDHAYHGHLSSLIEISPYKFQNVEEVKRESVHVAPAPDTYRGKYREDHEDPSTAYADEVKKIIEEAHSSGRKIAAFIAESMQSCGGQIIPPAGYFQKVAEHVRKAGGVFIADEVQVGFGRVGKHFWSFQMCGEDFVPDIVTMGKPMGNGHPISCVVTTKEIAEAFSSSGMEYFNTYGGNPVSCAVGLAVLDVIEKENLQGNAVRVGNYLIELLNEQKAKHPLIGDIRGVGLFIGIDLVKDHEKRTPATAEAQHVIYEMKGKGILLSADGPHRNVLKIKPPMCFTEEDAKFMVDHLDGILTVLEEAMDSKSGILVSENTAYRTKMPKEAHVELPNLSTTKTREIRSGKRNGVCSDQHALLSKRLKT; translated from the exons ATGTGCGAGCTTTATAGCAAGCAGGACACCCTGGCGCTGCGGGAGAAGCACATCGG GCcctcgtgcaaaattttctttgCAGCGGATCCCATCAAAATAATGCGAGCCCGGGGGCAGTACATGTTTGATGAGAAAGGCGAACGGTACTTAGACTGCATCAACAACGTGGCCCACG AAGTGGTCAAAGCTGCCGCGAAACAGATGGAATTACTAAATACAAATTCGCGCTTCCTCCACGACAACATCATTGAGTTTGCCAAGCGCCTTACGGCCACCCTGCCTCAGAAGCTCTCCGTTTGCTACTTCACAAACTCGGG ATCCGAAGCCAACGACTTAGCCTTACGCCTGGCACGGCAGTTCCGAGGCCACCAGGATGTGATCACTCTTGACCA TGCTTACCATGGCCACCTGTCGTCCTTAATCGAGATCAGTCCTTATAAGTTTCAGAATGTCGAAGAAGTCAAGAGGGAATCTGTACATGTG GCACCAGCTCCGGATACTTACAGAGGGAAATACAGAGAGGACCACGAAGACCCATCCACTGCATATGCAGACGAGGTGAAGAAAATCATTGAAGAGGCTCACAGCAGCGGAAGGAAG ATCGCTGCCTTTATTGCTGAATCCATGCAGAGTTGTGGTGGACAAATTATCCCTCCAGCAGGCTACTTCCAGAAAGTGGCTGA GCACGTGCGCAAAGCAGGGGGTGTGTTCATTGCTGACGAAGTTCAAGTTGGCTTTGGCAGAGTTGGGAAGCACTTCTGGAGCTTCCAGATGTGTGGTGAAGACTTCGTTCCAGATATTGTCACCATGGGGAAACCTATGGGCAACGGTCACCCGATATCCTGTGTGGTGACAACCAAAGAAATTGCAGAAGCTTTCAGTAGCTCGGGCATGGAATATTTCAATACG TATGGAGGAAATCCAGTGTCTTGTGCAGTTGGCTTGGCTGTGCTGGATGTAATTGAAAAGGAAAACCTTCAAGGAAATGCTGTCAGGGTGGGGAACTATCTCATAGAGTTACTCAACGAACAGAAGGCCAAGCACCCTTTGATAGGGGACATCAG aGGTGTCGGCCTCTTCATTGGCATTGATTTGGTGAAGGACCATGAGAAAAGAACACCTGCGACAGCCGAAGCACAGCACGTCATCTACGA GATGAAGGGGAAAGGAATACTTCTCAGTGCCGATGGCCCTCACAGGAATGTGCTGAAAATAAAACCACCGATGTGCTTCACAGAAGAAGATGCAAAGTTCATGGTGGACCACCTTGACGGCATTTTAACAG TTTTAGAAGAAGCCATGGACTCCAAGAGTGGAATTTTGGTCTCTGAGAACACAGCTTACAGAACAAAG ATGCCTAAGGAAGCACATGTGGAATTGCCCAACCTTAGTACGACCAAAACCAGAGAAATCCGCAGCGGAAAGAGAAATGGTGTGTGCTCAGACCAGCATGCCCTACTCAGCAAAAGACTCAAGACATGA
- the Etnppl gene encoding ethanolamine-phosphate phospho-lyase isoform X1: MCELYSKQDTLALREKHIGPSCKIFFAADPIKIMRARGQYMFDEKGERYLDCINNVAHVGHCHPEVVKAAAKQMELLNTNSRFLHDNIIEFAKRLTATLPQKLSVCYFTNSGSEANDLALRLARQFRGHQDVITLDHAYHGHLSSLIEISPYKFQNVEEVKRESVHVAPAPDTYRGKYREDHEDPSTAYADEVKKIIEEAHSSGRKIAAFIAESMQSCGGQIIPPAGYFQKVAEHVRKAGGVFIADEVQVGFGRVGKHFWSFQMCGEDFVPDIVTMGKPMGNGHPISCVVTTKEIAEAFSSSGMEYFNTYGGNPVSCAVGLAVLDVIEKENLQGNAVRVGNYLIELLNEQKAKHPLIGDIRGVGLFIGIDLVKDHEKRTPATAEAQHVIYEMKGKGILLSADGPHRNVLKIKPPMCFTEEDAKFMVDHLDGILTVLEEAMDSKSGILVSENTAYRTKMPKEAHVELPNLSTTKTREIRSGKRNGVCSDQHALLSKRLKT, translated from the exons ATGTGCGAGCTTTATAGCAAGCAGGACACCCTGGCGCTGCGGGAGAAGCACATCGG GCcctcgtgcaaaattttctttgCAGCGGATCCCATCAAAATAATGCGAGCCCGGGGGCAGTACATGTTTGATGAGAAAGGCGAACGGTACTTAGACTGCATCAACAACGTGGCCCACG TGGGACACTGTCACCCAGAAGTGGTCAAAGCTGCCGCGAAACAGATGGAATTACTAAATACAAATTCGCGCTTCCTCCACGACAACATCATTGAGTTTGCCAAGCGCCTTACGGCCACCCTGCCTCAGAAGCTCTCCGTTTGCTACTTCACAAACTCGGG ATCCGAAGCCAACGACTTAGCCTTACGCCTGGCACGGCAGTTCCGAGGCCACCAGGATGTGATCACTCTTGACCA TGCTTACCATGGCCACCTGTCGTCCTTAATCGAGATCAGTCCTTATAAGTTTCAGAATGTCGAAGAAGTCAAGAGGGAATCTGTACATGTG GCACCAGCTCCGGATACTTACAGAGGGAAATACAGAGAGGACCACGAAGACCCATCCACTGCATATGCAGACGAGGTGAAGAAAATCATTGAAGAGGCTCACAGCAGCGGAAGGAAG ATCGCTGCCTTTATTGCTGAATCCATGCAGAGTTGTGGTGGACAAATTATCCCTCCAGCAGGCTACTTCCAGAAAGTGGCTGA GCACGTGCGCAAAGCAGGGGGTGTGTTCATTGCTGACGAAGTTCAAGTTGGCTTTGGCAGAGTTGGGAAGCACTTCTGGAGCTTCCAGATGTGTGGTGAAGACTTCGTTCCAGATATTGTCACCATGGGGAAACCTATGGGCAACGGTCACCCGATATCCTGTGTGGTGACAACCAAAGAAATTGCAGAAGCTTTCAGTAGCTCGGGCATGGAATATTTCAATACG TATGGAGGAAATCCAGTGTCTTGTGCAGTTGGCTTGGCTGTGCTGGATGTAATTGAAAAGGAAAACCTTCAAGGAAATGCTGTCAGGGTGGGGAACTATCTCATAGAGTTACTCAACGAACAGAAGGCCAAGCACCCTTTGATAGGGGACATCAG aGGTGTCGGCCTCTTCATTGGCATTGATTTGGTGAAGGACCATGAGAAAAGAACACCTGCGACAGCCGAAGCACAGCACGTCATCTACGA GATGAAGGGGAAAGGAATACTTCTCAGTGCCGATGGCCCTCACAGGAATGTGCTGAAAATAAAACCACCGATGTGCTTCACAGAAGAAGATGCAAAGTTCATGGTGGACCACCTTGACGGCATTTTAACAG TTTTAGAAGAAGCCATGGACTCCAAGAGTGGAATTTTGGTCTCTGAGAACACAGCTTACAGAACAAAG ATGCCTAAGGAAGCACATGTGGAATTGCCCAACCTTAGTACGACCAAAACCAGAGAAATCCGCAGCGGAAAGAGAAATGGTGTGTGCTCAGACCAGCATGCCCTACTCAGCAAAAGACTCAAGACATGA